In the Fibrobacter sp. UWB5 genome, one interval contains:
- a CDS encoding GspE/PulE family protein — MERILSTKWCREHEVALLGELSVAVTNDSDDFLLQKVRTELGAPVQACIKSKAEIHQLLSLDSENFDDDLLKPENAQNASWESEPIVNLVDSLIEQAIDLKATDIHLEPLPQAFRVRLRQDGLLNDYKSLPLWIGEPVLVRLKILSEIDITDKRIPHDGSFTFSGFRHSANIRVSTLPVQGGEKAVLRILPTAGSPIAFSRLESEPYTKLESLRLSPTSLKFLREMFHSPQGLFLVTGPTGSGKTTTLHAGLQEIAHRQINVTTIEDPVEYPLEGVAQVQVNEKCGFTFAVALRAILRQDPDVIMVGEIRDKETAQIALRAAQTGHLVVSTLHTNSAKAGFTRLEDLGISRTALQESLLGIMAQRLVRCRPAQALPYSGRQAVVEILTPDGNYVDGTLRENALKLVEDGITDITEIERVLGSVR, encoded by the coding sequence ATGGAACGCATTCTTTCTACGAAATGGTGTCGCGAGCACGAGGTTGCCTTACTCGGCGAATTGAGTGTTGCCGTGACGAACGACAGCGATGACTTTTTGCTTCAGAAGGTGCGAACGGAGCTTGGCGCACCCGTGCAAGCCTGCATCAAGAGCAAGGCAGAGATTCATCAGTTGTTGAGCCTCGATTCCGAGAATTTTGACGATGACTTATTAAAGCCCGAGAATGCGCAAAACGCTTCTTGGGAATCGGAACCGATTGTGAATCTGGTTGACAGCCTGATTGAACAGGCCATAGACTTGAAGGCCACCGACATTCACTTGGAGCCCTTACCGCAGGCATTCCGCGTACGGTTGCGGCAAGACGGATTGCTGAACGACTACAAGAGTTTGCCTTTATGGATTGGCGAACCGGTTTTAGTCCGACTCAAGATTCTTTCGGAGATTGACATTACAGACAAAAGAATTCCGCATGACGGCTCGTTTACCTTTAGCGGGTTCCGCCATAGCGCCAACATTCGTGTGAGCACGCTCCCCGTACAAGGAGGCGAAAAAGCGGTGCTCCGGATTTTACCGACGGCGGGTAGCCCGATTGCGTTTTCACGCCTTGAAAGCGAACCATACACAAAGCTGGAATCACTGCGTTTGAGTCCAACAAGTCTCAAGTTTTTGCGGGAGATGTTCCATAGCCCGCAGGGATTGTTCCTGGTAACAGGGCCGACTGGATCCGGAAAGACAACGACACTCCACGCCGGTTTGCAAGAAATCGCGCATAGGCAAATCAACGTGACGACGATCGAAGACCCGGTGGAGTATCCGCTGGAAGGGGTGGCTCAGGTGCAAGTGAACGAAAAATGCGGGTTCACGTTTGCCGTAGCGCTCCGGGCCATATTGCGCCAAGACCCCGACGTGATCATGGTCGGCGAAATCCGCGACAAGGAGACAGCGCAAATCGCCCTCCGCGCCGCACAGACGGGGCACTTGGTCGTATCGACCCTGCACACGAATTCTGCCAAAGCCGGATTCACCCGCCTTGAAGATTTGGGCATTTCGCGCACGGCCCTGCAAGAATCACTCCTGGGCATTATGGCCCAGCGCCTGGTACGCTGCCGCCCGGCCCAAGCGCTCCCCTATTCGGGCCGCCAAGCGGTGGTCGAGATTCTAACGCCCGACGGCAATTACGTTGACGGCACCCTCCGGGAAAACGCCCTGAAGCTAGTCGAAGACGGAATCACCGACATCACCGAAATAGAAAGAGTGCTAGGGAGCGTGAGATGA